One region of Fimbriiglobus ruber genomic DNA includes:
- a CDS encoding helix-turn-helix domain-containing protein, protein MEPKNYCSPTEFSRRSGLSVVTVRRYLRSGLLPFVQLGGRRHCILIPCDAIERFQLPSTAQPSAEADPSSKPSKSAPLSGPVPRWLWDHSC, encoded by the coding sequence ATGGAGCCGAAGAACTACTGCTCGCCGACAGAGTTCAGCCGGCGGAGCGGCCTGTCGGTCGTCACCGTCCGCCGCTACCTGCGGAGCGGCCTGCTGCCGTTCGTTCAACTCGGCGGCCGGCGACATTGCATTCTGATTCCGTGCGATGCCATCGAACGGTTTCAACTTCCATCGACCGCTCAGCCGTCGGCGGAAGCCGATCCGTCGAGTAAGCCGTCAAAGTCTGCTCCCCTGTCCGGTCCCGTGCCACGGTGGCTTTGGGACCATTCGTGTTGA
- a CDS encoding tyrosine-type recombinase/integrase — translation MIRNGWCRTLINRRIDRVKRAFKWATAEELVPVSVYQALRTLGGLQAGRTSAPESAKIEPVPLDQYTATLPHLPRLVRAMAELQRWTGMRPGEVCRLKLSELDRSNPVWVYRPAHHKTAHRGKRRSVAIGPKGQAVLLAFLAGRMPAPDGIRPVDLADPAARAVAADRFGRAWRPVDEALLRDMTRPVVLIGGCVVDPEGYVFNPLRDREERFAEMRSKRKSKVTPCQISRRTKCPERLPAERYNPHSYATAVTRACRKAGVPHWHPNQLRHTFATEARQRYGLEAARVLLGHTRADVTQVYAERDDALAVRVAGEMG, via the coding sequence ATGATTCGCAACGGGTGGTGCCGCACCCTGATCAATCGTCGCATCGACCGCGTCAAGCGGGCGTTCAAATGGGCCACGGCGGAAGAACTCGTCCCCGTTTCCGTTTATCAAGCCTTGCGGACGCTCGGCGGGCTCCAAGCCGGGCGCACGTCGGCCCCCGAATCGGCCAAGATCGAACCTGTCCCGCTCGATCAGTACACGGCCACCCTTCCACACCTCCCGCGACTCGTCCGGGCGATGGCCGAGCTTCAACGGTGGACGGGCATGCGGCCGGGAGAAGTGTGCCGATTAAAACTGTCCGAACTCGACCGCTCGAATCCCGTCTGGGTGTACCGCCCGGCTCACCACAAGACCGCGCACCGCGGGAAGCGCCGGTCCGTTGCGATCGGCCCGAAAGGGCAAGCGGTATTACTCGCGTTCCTGGCGGGCCGCATGCCGGCGCCGGACGGCATCCGCCCAGTTGATTTGGCCGACCCGGCGGCCCGGGCAGTGGCCGCGGACCGGTTTGGACGGGCATGGCGACCGGTCGATGAGGCCTTGCTCCGAGACATGACCCGGCCCGTCGTCCTGATCGGTGGGTGTGTCGTCGACCCCGAGGGTTATGTGTTCAATCCCCTTCGAGACCGCGAGGAACGGTTCGCCGAAATGCGGTCGAAGCGGAAGTCGAAGGTCACGCCGTGCCAGATTAGCCGACGAACCAAATGTCCCGAACGTCTGCCCGCCGAACGGTACAACCCTCATTCGTATGCGACAGCGGTGACACGAGCCTGTCGGAAGGCTGGTGTCCCCCACTGGCACCCGAACCAGCTTCGACACACATTCGCCACCGAAGCCCGGCAACGGTACGGATTGGAGGCGGCCCGAGTTCTACTCGGACACACGCGAGCCGACGTGACCCAAGTGTACGCCGAACGGGACGATGCACTAGCGGTCCGTGTTGCGGGCGAGATGGGATGA